TAAAGGCGCGCTGATTGTGCATCCGATTACGCCGCAGCCCATTGGTGTTGTGACGATCTATCCGGGTATTTCCGCTGACGTAGTGCGTAACTTCCTGCGTCAACCGGTAAAGGCATTGATTCTGCGATCTTATGGCGTGGGTAATGCGCCGCAGAATGCCGAGTTCCTCTCTGAGCTACAGCAAGCCAGCGATCGCGGCATTGTGGTGGTTAATCTAACGCAGTGTATGTCCGGCAAGGTGAATATGGGCGGCTACGCTACGGGAAATGCCCTGGAACACGCTGGGGTGATCAGCGGTTTTGATCTTACCGTTGAGGCAACATTAACAAAACTGCACTTTTTATTGAGTCAGGACCTTACCAGCGCGGAAATTCGTGCCAAAATGCAGCAAAATTTACGCGGCGAACTGACCGAAGATTGATACGGAGCGAAAGTAATGAAGCGGGCATTGATAATTATCGATATTCAGAACGACTTTTGCCCCGGCGGCCCAATGGCGGTTCGTGATGGCGACCAAACGGTGGCCGTGGCCAACCGTTTCGCGCGTGAGTTTCACGAGCGCGGCGAGTGCGTGGTGGCTTTGCAGGACTGGCATCCCGCCAATCACGGCAGCTTCGCCTCAATCTCCGGCGAACCGGTTTATACCTTGGGTGAATTAAACGGTTTAGCGCAGATTTGGTGGCCCGATCATGGTATTGAAAACTCTGTCGGTGCGGATTTCCACCCTGACCTCGATCGATCTTTGATCGATGCCGTGTTCCATAAGGGCGGCGATGTCGAGGTGGATAGCTACAGTGCCTTCTTTGATAATGGCCACCGCCGTAAAACTGAACTCGATAGCTGGCTGCGCGAGCGTGGTATCAGCGATTTAGTGATGTTGGGCATTGCGACCGATTACTGCGTCAAGTACAGCGTGCTGGATGCGTTAGAACTGGGCTATAACGTTGAGGTCGTCAAAGAGGGCTGCCGCGGCGTGAACCTGAATCCGGATGATAGCGACATTGCGTTCGCACAGATGGCAGCGCAAGGCGCGGTATTAATCTGAAAATGAGGGCTGGCAGCAACCAGCCCTTTTGCTTTTAGTGCAGGTTGATGCGCGTGACATCGGGCTCGATACCGAACTCTTCTTTCAGCTGTTTTTTCGACTTCATCACCATATCCCCACCTTTGCTGATGGTCATATGCTGTGGATCGTCATTGTGGCGCGCCTGCCACAACATGACCAGCTGCAGGCAATTATCCTTCTGCTCTTGCGTCAGGGCGACGCCATCCGGCCATTTACCGGTTTCAACTGCCGTAGACAATCGCTCATACACTTCCGGCGTCATTGCCGCCAGCATCGCTTCCAGTTCCTGTTTCATACTTAGCCCTCTTGCTGATTGCCCTGCTCATCAGTGAAGTTCAGCGAAGCGGAGTTCACGCAGTAACGCTCACCGCTCGGTTGTGGGCCGTCCGGGAAAACATGGCCAAGATGGGCATCACAGTTGCCACAACGAATTTCCACCCGATGCATACCGTGTGAATCATCCTCCAGATAACGGATCGCGTCGTCATTGAAGGGTTGATAGAAGCTTGGCCAGCCGCAACCTGAATCATATTTCGTTTCAGACAGAAACAGGGGTGAGTTACAGACTAAGCAGTGGTAGATACCGTCCTGTTTGTTGTGCAGCAAGGCGCCCGAGAAAGGGGGCTCCGTTCCACGATGCTGAGTGACATAGCGCTGCATTTCTGAAAGCTGTGCGATTTTTGCGTCGGGTGCGGTGTCTTTAGCCATTTTGAGTTCCGGAGTGTCATTCTGAAAAAATCGACTAGTATTCTAACAAACGTACAACATCTATCGGGTCTTATTTCGTGCTAACGCATCCGACCCTTCTGCCATAGCTCGATTTTGTGATGGTGATCACCCTTTGCAAAAGTCATCCCTTTTCAGCCCGCATTCGGCGTAACATAGGCGCGCAATAAGGGTGCTGCGTAAGCGATTGCGCAACGAATTATTCCTGGCGTTGGAATTGACCTGTCGCAACAATTGACACGATTCCGCTTGACGCCTGGTAAGGTTTTTGTAATTTTACAGCCAACCTTTTATTCACTAACAAATAGCTGGTGGAATATATGACTATCAAAGTAGGTATCAACGGTTTTGGCCGTATCGGTCGCATCGTTTTCCGTGCTGCGCAGCAGCGTTCTGACATTGAAATCGTCGCGATCAACGATCTGTTGGACGCCGATTACATGGCTTACATGCTGAAGTATGACTCTACTCACGGTCGTTTTGACGGCACTGTAGAAGTGAAAGACGGTGCACTGATTGTTAACGGTAAGAAAATCCGTGTTACCGCTGAGAAAGACCCGGCTAACCTGAAATGGGACGAAGTGGGTGTTGACGTTGTTGCTGAAGCGACCGGTATCTTCCTGACCGACGAAACTGCACGTAAACACATCACGGCTGGCGCGAAGAAAGTGGTTCTGACTGGTCCATCTAAAGACAGCACCCCAATGTTTGTTCGTGGCGCTAACTTTGACAAGTATGCTGGCCAGGACATCGTTTCTAACGCGTCTTGCACCACTAACTGCCTGGCACCACTGGCTAAAGTCATCAACGACAACTTCGGTATTGTTGAAGGCCTGATGACCACTGTGCACGCTACCACCGCAACTCAGAAAACCGTTGATGGCCCGTCTCACAAAGACTGGCGCGGCGGCCGCGGCGCAGCTCAGAACATCATCCCATCTTCTACCGGTGCAGCTAAAGCAGTTGGCGTTGTTCTGCCAGAACTGAATGGCAAACTGACTGGTATGGCGTTCCGCGTTCCTACTCCGAACGTTTCTGTTGTTGACCTGACTGTTCGCCTGGAAAAACCAGCCACTTACAAAGAAATTTGTGCAGTGATCAAAGCTGAGTCAGAAGGCAAAATGAAAGGCGTGCTGGGCTATATCGAAGACGACGTCGTTTCTACCGACTTCAACGGCGAAACCCTGACTTCAGTATTCGATGCTAAAGCAGGTATCGCTCTGAACGACAACTTCGTGAAATTGGTTTCCTGGTACGATAACGAAACCGGTTACTCACACAAAGTTCTGGACCTGATTGCACTGGTAGCTTCTAAGTAAGCTAATCTGTGAAACAGATAAGGGGTGACTTCGGTCGCCCCTTTTTTTCGACTGAATAATGAGAAGGTCTGACCATGCAAGATACGCTTTATACCCTGCCGGTAGTCAATCAAATCACCCCTTATCTGTCACAACGGCAGCAAGGTGATTTACCGATTGTGGTGATCGGCCATCCTAAAGTACGCGCCGCGATTGCGTTACAGGGCGCCCACCTTCTGTCATGGCAGCCCAGCGGACAACAGCCGGTGATATGGCTCAGTGAAAAGACATCATTTACTAGCGGTAAAGCCATTCGCGGTGGCGTGCCAATTTGCTGGCCATGGTTTGGCCCAGCGGGCGAACCAGCGCACGGTTTTGCACGCAATATGCCGTGGACGCTAACTGCTCATGATGAAAACGAAGATGCGGTATTGCTCACCTTTACACTGGAAAGCAATGCACAAACTAAAAAGCTGTGGCCGCATGATTTCACCTTACTTGCCCGTTTCCGTATCGCTGAGCATTGTGAAATCGAGCTTGAAGCCTACGGCGATTATGAATCCACGGCAGCCCTCCACAGCTATTTCCATATTGCCGATATCGCACAAGTTGAAGTCAGTGGTTTAGGCAATAGCTATATCGATAAGGTTAACGATAACGCCATTGGCGCATCGGAGGGTAAACAGACTTACCCGAACCGTGTGGATCGTATCCACACCGCTGCTGATGATTGTAGCGTCATTCATGACAGAGGCGGCAGACGCCAGATCGAAGTCTACCATCACTATCAAAGTGACGTTGTCACGTGGAACCCAGGGCCTGAATTGTCTTGCAGCATGGGCGATATGCCCAATGAAGGCTATAAGACCATGGTTTGCGTCGAAACCGCGCGTATTAATAAGCCGCTTAAGAGCGCTGGCGAATCACCTGCTCGCCTCGGCACCACGATTCGCGTCGTTAACAAATAAGATGATGCGGCGCGTTAGCGCCGCTAAACCACATCCAGTGCGGTTTTATGCTGCGGCGCAGGGAATGCGCGATCAATTATGGCGAGCTCTTCGAGAGTTAAATCGATGGTTAACGCCGCGGCATTCTGCTGTACGTGGGCTACGCTGCTGGCTTTAGGAATGGCTAAAACCCCTTTCTGTCGAATCACCCAGGCCAGCATAACTTGCGCTACGCTGATGCCCTTCTGTTGTGCAATCTGCTGCAATTGCACATCTTCAAATAATGCCTGCCGCAGTCGGCCGGCTTGCGCCAGAGGGCAATAAGCCATGACTGGCACCTCGCGTTGCTGACACAGCGGCAACAAATCATACTCAATGCCACGTGAGGCCAAATGGTAGAGCACTTGATTGGTTACACAAGCATTGCCGCCCGGTTCATTCCACAGTTCAAGCATATCGTCATGGTCAAAATTCGATACGCCCCAGTGGCGGATTTTGCCCTGCTGCTGTAAAGACTGCATCGCGCGAATGGTCTCTTCTAAAGGCACATTGCCGCGCCAGTGGAGAAGATACAGATCCAGATAATCGGTTTGCAGGCGGCGCAAACTGCGCTCACAGGCCTCAAACGCGTCAACTTCACCGGCGTTCCAGGGATAGACTTTGGACACTAGCCAGGCTTGATCGCGACGTCCACGCAGCGCTTCTCCTACAACGTCTTCCGCGCCACCTTCGGCATACATTTCGGCGGTATCAATGACTTTTAAGCCGTGGTCGAGCCCGGCCTGTAATGCCGCCACTTCCTGACCGCGCTGCGCGGCGTTTTCGCCCATATACCAGGTGCCCTGGCCGATAGCGGGTAAGGCAGATTCACCGTAAAAT
The sequence above is drawn from the Pantoea nemavictus genome and encodes:
- the msrB gene encoding peptide-methionine (R)-S-oxide reductase MsrB, whose translation is MAKDTAPDAKIAQLSEMQRYVTQHRGTEPPFSGALLHNKQDGIYHCLVCNSPLFLSETKYDSGCGWPSFYQPFNDDAIRYLEDDSHGMHRVEIRCGNCDAHLGHVFPDGPQPSGERYCVNSASLNFTDEQGNQQEG
- a CDS encoding YeaC family protein; the protein is MKQELEAMLAAMTPEVYERLSTAVETGKWPDGVALTQEQKDNCLQLVMLWQARHNDDPQHMTISKGGDMVMKSKKQLKEEFGIEPDVTRINLH
- a CDS encoding aldo/keto reductase, with translation MKTIKFYGESALPAIGQGTWYMGENAAQRGQEVAALQAGLDHGLKVIDTAEMYAEGGAEDVVGEALRGRRDQAWLVSKVYPWNAGEVDAFEACERSLRRLQTDYLDLYLLHWRGNVPLEETIRAMQSLQQQGKIRHWGVSNFDHDDMLELWNEPGGNACVTNQVLYHLASRGIEYDLLPLCQQREVPVMAYCPLAQAGRLRQALFEDVQLQQIAQQKGISVAQVMLAWVIRQKGVLAIPKASSVAHVQQNAAALTIDLTLEELAIIDRAFPAPQHKTALDVV
- the gapA gene encoding glyceraldehyde-3-phosphate dehydrogenase, whose amino-acid sequence is MTIKVGINGFGRIGRIVFRAAQQRSDIEIVAINDLLDADYMAYMLKYDSTHGRFDGTVEVKDGALIVNGKKIRVTAEKDPANLKWDEVGVDVVAEATGIFLTDETARKHITAGAKKVVLTGPSKDSTPMFVRGANFDKYAGQDIVSNASCTTNCLAPLAKVINDNFGIVEGLMTTVHATTATQKTVDGPSHKDWRGGRGAAQNIIPSSTGAAKAVGVVLPELNGKLTGMAFRVPTPNVSVVDLTVRLEKPATYKEICAVIKAESEGKMKGVLGYIEDDVVSTDFNGETLTSVFDAKAGIALNDNFVKLVSWYDNETGYSHKVLDLIALVASK
- a CDS encoding D-hexose-6-phosphate mutarotase, with product MQDTLYTLPVVNQITPYLSQRQQGDLPIVVIGHPKVRAAIALQGAHLLSWQPSGQQPVIWLSEKTSFTSGKAIRGGVPICWPWFGPAGEPAHGFARNMPWTLTAHDENEDAVLLTFTLESNAQTKKLWPHDFTLLARFRIAEHCEIELEAYGDYESTAALHSYFHIADIAQVEVSGLGNSYIDKVNDNAIGASEGKQTYPNRVDRIHTAADDCSVIHDRGGRRQIEVYHHYQSDVVTWNPGPELSCSMGDMPNEGYKTMVCVETARINKPLKSAGESPARLGTTIRVVNK
- the pncA gene encoding bifunctional nicotinamidase/pyrazinamidase translates to MKRALIIIDIQNDFCPGGPMAVRDGDQTVAVANRFAREFHERGECVVALQDWHPANHGSFASISGEPVYTLGELNGLAQIWWPDHGIENSVGADFHPDLDRSLIDAVFHKGGDVEVDSYSAFFDNGHRRKTELDSWLRERGISDLVMLGIATDYCVKYSVLDALELGYNVEVVKEGCRGVNLNPDDSDIAFAQMAAQGAVLI